From Hymenobacter sediminicola:
ATCCGGCGAATAGTAATGCGCCGACCCGCTTACCCAAGTCCACGCAGAGCATTCAGTTGCCTGACTCTTTGCCGGCCGGGCAGACTTTTCTGGAAGTGGCTCTCCCTAGTCCGGTGGCGGTGAGTGGCGTGTTTTATGCCGGGTATGGCCATGGGGTTATCAGTACGGCGCTCAATATCAATGTTGACATGAATACTGTGCCACCGGCCGATGCCATGTGGCAGTTTACCCGGGGTTTCTGGGAGCCTAAATCGACTGTTTCGCCCGCCACTCCGCCTCTTTATGACGGCTATGCCCTCATGTTGCGGCCCGTGATGACCAACAACGTGCTGGCCGTAGCCCCGGCGGCCGTAGCGGCAGGGTATACTCTCTATCCAAACCCCAGTTCGGATGGACAAGTACAGGTGCAGGGTCGCTATAGCCGGGCGCTGGTGCTGGATGCGCTGGGTAGGGTAGCTTGGCAGCAGCCGGCCGCACAGCAGGGCCAGCCCGCGCTGGATCTGCGGGAGCTACCAGCCGGGCTGTATATGGTTCAGCTTACTTTGCCAGATGGGTTGACGGTTACGAAGCGCCTGATACTGACCAAATAACGACCTAGAACCACGCAGATCAGCGGCACATCTGCGCAGTTTTTCTCACCTTTGCCATTCCTTCCACATCTTTTCACCACCCTTTTTCTCATTTTATGCCCGACATCACCCCTGCCGAGCTAAAGCAACGCCAGGCCGCTGGCCAGACACCAACCATCATCGATGTGCGCGAACCTTGGGAAAATGAGGAAGGCCGCATTGAGGGTAGCCAGAACATCCCACTCGGCACGCTTCCCCAGAAGCTCGAAGAGTTGGAGGACTTAAAAGACCAGGAGATAATCGTGCATTGCAAAGGCGGAGGGCGCTCTGCCACCGCGAAGGCATTCCTGAGCCAGCAAGGCTTTACGCACGTACGCAATTTGGTGGGTGGCTTTCAGGCTTATCAGCAGAGCTAGCCAGCTATTTTTGCCTCCCGAAAGGCTGCCTTCTATCCGGAAGGCAGCCTTTTTTATGCCTTGTGCACAGGCCGATATGCAAACATCAGTGAAAATTAGTTGCACACAATTAAACATTACACAACCATATCCGTTTATATCCCGAACAACATGAGCAATACTACGCCCCATACCGACCCCAATCCCCTGCAACAGCTGGATAACCAACTGTGCTTCCCACTGTATGCCCTTTCCCGCATGGTCACAAAGGCCTATCAGCCGCTTTTGCAGGAGTTGGACCTGACTTACCCGCAATACCTCGTGTTCTTACTGCTGTGGGAGCATCAGGAATTGACAGTAAAGGAGTTGGGCGACAAGCTGCTGCTGGATTCCGGCACGCTTACGCCGTTGCTCAAGCGCCTGGAACAGAAGCACTGGATCAGTCGGCGGCGCGACCCGCGCGACGAGCGGTCCGTCATTATTGGGCTATTGCCAGCCGGCCGGGCATTGCAGGAAAAGGCCTGCAAGGTGCCGGAGCAGGTTTTTGCTCAGCTCAATATGTCACCGACGGAGTTTGAGGCATTGCGCCAACAACTGCGTCATCTATTAACTCACTTGGCTTAGGCCTTTTTACTTTTTCTTTTCCTACTTCCGATGAAAATCGAAAAAATCTTCACTGCACAGGCGAAAGCCAAAGGTGGCCGCGACGGCCAGATTACGTCCAAAGACGAAGTGCTCAACCTCCCCTTGAGCACGCCGCGCGAAATGGGCGGCCCTGGCAAACCGAACTCCACTAACCCCGAACAGTTGTTTGCGGCCGCCTACGCCTCCTGCTTTGAAGGCGCGCTAGGCGTAGCAGCCCGCCAGGCTCAGGTGAAGCTGAATGGTGTGACAGTGGAAGCCCTGATTGGTTTCGGGCAGGCCGAAGACGGTGGCTACGGCATTTCGGCCGACCTGCACATCAACATCCCTGGTTTCGAGCAGCAGAAGGCCGAAGAACTGGTGCAGGCAGCTCACGGCATCTGCCCCTACTCGCGTGCTACCCGTGGCAACATCGAAGTAAACCTCACGACGACTACGGAAGCCGCTTAGGCTACTAGTAGCTTTTTAAAGGCTGCCATCCTGAGCCGCACGTTAGCTATTCTCCGCTTGGCTGGTACTTCTACCCGCCGGACGCGCTGAACTGTTTGGCGGCTTAGGATGGCAGTTTTCTTTTTTCAGTTCTTCCCCATTATGCAAAACCAAACTATTCTGCTCGCCAGCCGCCCAAGCGGCACTCCTACTGCCGACAACTTCCGCTTCGAGACCAGCGCGGTGCCAGCTGCGGCAGCGGGCCAAGTGCTATTGAAGACTCTTTACGTCTCTGTGGACCCCTACATGCGGGGCCGCATGAACGCTGGCAAGTCGTATGTGGCGCCCTTCGAGGTAGACCAGCCCATTGTGGGTGGGGTGGTGGCAGAGGTAGTGGAAAGTCATCTGGAGCAGTTCCCGGTAGGTAGCGTGGTAGTTGGTAACCTGCCCTGGCAGCGGTACAGCCTATCCGATGGCAAAGGCCTGCAGCGCATCCCGACAGGGCCAGCGCCGGTGAGCTATTTTCTGGGGCTGCTGGGAATGCCGGGTCTCACGGCCTATTTCGGGCTTTTGGATATCTGCCAGCCGAAGCCCGGCGAAACCGTAGTGGTGTCTGGCGCGGCCGGGGCCGTGGGCATGATTGTGGGTCAGCTAGCCAAAATAAAAGGAGCCCGCGTGATTGGTACGGCTGGTTCCGATGAGAAAGTAGCCTACCTCAAAGAAGTAGGCTTCGATGAGGCCATCAACTACAAAACCGCCAACATTCCGGCTGCTCTGGCCGCTGCCGCCCCAAACGGCGTAGACTGCTACTTCGACAATGTGGGCGGCGCCATCACGGATGCCGTGTACGACCTGCTCAACAAGCACGCCCGTATTGCGCTTTGCGGCCAGATTTCCAGCTACAACGACGCTGAAGCACCTGTTGGCCCGCGTCCGGAGGGCAAGCTGCTCAAGACCAGTGCCAAGCTGCAGGGCTTCATTGTGAGCGACTACCTACCGCAGTGGCCCGAAGGCGTGAAACAGCTGACTCAGTGGTACCAGGAAGGCAAGCTACAGACCGAAGAAACCGTGACGGAAGGATTTGACCAGATTCCGGCCGCTTTTTTGGGCCTATTTAAAGGCGAGAATACCGGTAAGGCCCTTGTAAAAGTGGCCTAGCGCCTTGGTTCTAATTTCACCATTTCCCCTACTCCCATGAATATATTGATGGTTCTGACCTCGCACGACCAGCTCGGCGACACAGGCAAGAAAACTGGTTTCTGGCTCGAAGAATTTGCCGCGCCTTACTACGTGTTCAAAGATGCTGGCGCTACGCTCACACTAGCTTCCCCAGCCGGTGGCCAGCCGCCCCTCGACCCCAAAAGCGACGACCCAGACGCTCAGACGGATGCAACCAAGCGGTTCAAGCAGGACACCGATGCGCAGCAAGCCCTGGCCAGCACCGTAAAGCTCGGCTCGGTTTCGGCGGCTGAATACGACGCCGTATTCTACCCCGGCGGCCACGGCCCGCTCTGGGATTTGGCCGAAGACAAGAAGTCCATCGAGCTAATTGAGAACTTCTATGCCGCCGGCAAACCGGTAGCGGCCGTGTGCCACGCGCCCGGCGTGCTACGCCACGTGAAAGCTGCCAATGGCGAGCCGCTGGTAAAAGGCAAACAAGTAGCGGGCTTCACCAACACCGAGGAAGAAGCTGTACAGCTAACCAACGTGGTGCCGTTTCTAGTGGAAGACATGCTGAAGCAAAACGGCGGCGACTACTCTAAAGGAGCCGACTGGGCCTCGTACGTCGTGAAAGCCGGCAACCTCATTACCGGCCAGAACCCCGCCTCCTCGGAGCCCGCCGCTGAGGAATTACTGAAACTGCTGAAGAAGTAGTTTCGAGCAGATTCCAATCTAAGCCGCCCTGGTTGCACCTGTTTCAGGCGCCGCCGGGGCGGCTTTTTTTGATGGAGCTTATTCCATTGCATTCAGCTCTCTGCTTAGTTCTTGAAGCTGTTTCTTGCGGTAGGTGTACACTGTGCTATTCCGCTCGTCCGCCAACCATTGCCGTGCTTCGGCTTTTCGGCCATATATGAATAGCGCCCTGATACCGGCGAATACATCAGGGCCTCGCTCTTGAACCAGCTGATGCAGAATATCTTCTACTGACCTAATACCGTCTAGGTACGGAAGCACAACCCGATAGACATCCTGAGTAACTACTGCGTCGACGTCAGACCAGACTGTCTGGCCATCTAGGTTGTACCACAGATCTAAGTCGTTGCCAGCTAGGCTGTCTATTCGTTTTCGTACCAAGCAGTCCGGCTCCAGAAACTTGTCTTCGCTGGCCCGGCCCATTAGGTATCTTTCGGCTTCTCGCAGATACAAACCCATGTTTATCGTGAAGCTGATATTGTCCTTGGTAGAAAACGCGCTTTTCTGCACGTTTACGATCTTTCCCCAGCCAGCAGCATCGTAGTACCGGAAGTTGCCGCGGTATCTCTTGTAGCCGCGCTTCTTGAATTCCGGCCATAGTTTACCGGACAGCAACCGGGTGAATTGAGCTTGGACATCGAATTCATCTATCATAACTCTTTCTGGCTAAGGATCTAAATTCCTACCCCAGCCGCCCATCCGGCGCGTAGCGCAGTTCCCCAAGCTCCACCAGCTCCCGTAGCAGCTGCGTGACGGCAGTAGCCTGGCCGGGCGCAAACTGGGTCAGAATTTCGCGTGGCGTCTGCGGGCTGGCTTTCACCAAAGCCACCAGTTGCTCCCGCAACTCAGGAGCCGGCGCTGTTTCCTGGCGTGCTTTCTTCCGGGCCAGGCAAAAGTCGCAGACCTGGCAGGCGGACGCGTCCAACTCGCTGAAGTACTCCAGCAACAGCTGCTGGCGGCAGCGTCCACCGCCGGCGTAGCGAATCACAGATTCGGTTTTGTGGCGGGCCAGTTCGCGGGCTTGGTTCAGGCGTTTCTGGTCCAGCGGCAGCTTGTCGGCATCGAAGCGCGGGGTAGTAAACAGGGCCTGCGGCGACTCGTGCTTGGGCTGGTACTGAATGATGCCGGAGCGGTGCAGAAACACGAGCATCTTACGCACATCCACCACGCTCAGGCGCAAATGCTGGGCTAAACTATTCTCCGAAATCCGCTGGAAGCCTGCGAACAGCTCTCCTCCATTAAAGCGCAGCAGACTCTTAATCAACTGGTCGTGCTGCTGGTTGGCCACCTGAAACCGGTACAGGTCGGTGTGGTCGATGGGAATGTGGACGCGGGCCGGGTTGTTGACGGCTTCATTCAGTTGCACAAATCCCTCGCGCTCCAGCGTGCGCAGGCTATTGTGCGCATCCAGAGCCTTGATGCGGTAGGTTTCCGCAAACTGCTGAATGTCGAAGTCGAAGGCCACTAACTCGCCGCCACCCACGGCCGTGCGCGAGAAATTGGCCAACGCCTGATACACGCGGCGCACCGTATCCAGCGGCGGGTAGGCCTGCTGAGTGCGGCGGCGCAGCTCGTCGGCATCGTTGGGGCCCTGCAGCAGCACGGCAAAGGCGTATTTCTCGTCGCGGCCGGCGCGGCCCGCTTCCTGGTAGTAGGCCTCCAGATTGTCGGGCGCGTCGAGGTGCACTACCAGTCGCACATCGGGCTTATCGATACCCATGCCGAAAGCATTGGTAGCCACGATGCAACGAGTTTTGTTCTGCATCCAGTCCTGCTGAGTGCGGGTACGCTGCTCGCTGGGCAGGCCGGCGTGGTAAGGCGCCGCGGCCACGTTCTGCTGGTGCAGGTAGTTGGCCGCCTCCTCGGTTTGGCGGCGCGTGCGGGCATACACGATGCTGGTTTTGTCGGTTCCTACCCCGCGCACCACTTCCAGCATGCGCTTGAGCTTGTCCTCCGTGCTCAGCACCGAATACGACAGATTGGGCCGGGCAAAGCTCTGCTGAAATACCCGGTGCGAGGCCCCAAACCGCAGATTATCTATGATATCCTGCCGCACTTTCTCGGTGGCAGTAGCCGTGAGAGCAATGCACGGCACGCCCGGCAGCAACTCGCGCAGCTCCTGAATCCGTAGGTAGGGCGGCCGGAAGTCGTAGCCCCATTGTGAAAGACAATGCGCCTCATCAATGGCCAGCAGGCTCACCTTCATCTTGCCCACCCGCGCCCGAAACATGTCCGTCAGCAGCCGCTCGGGGCTCACATACAGGAATTTCATCGGCCCATACACGCAGTTGTCGAGGGTCTGGTCAATTTCCTGGTGGCTCATGCCCGCATACACAGCTTCGGCTTTGATGCCACGCTTACGCAGGTTTTCCACCTGGTCCTTCATCAGCGCAATCAGCGGCGACACCACCAGACACAGCCCCGGCCGGGCCAGGGCAGGCACCTGAAAGCAAATGCTTTTACCGCCACCCGTCGGCAGCAGCGCCAGCGTATCCTGCCCTGCCAGCACCGCCCGGATAATATCTTCCTGCAGCGGCCGAAACCGGGTGTGCCCCCAAGTCTGGCGCAGCACGTGTAGAATATCGTCGGTTTCGGGCAGCAACTGATTTGAGGAATATGGCGGACTACGAAGGTAGCGCCACTCGGCTGGAATCGAAAGCGCAGAGCATTTCGCGTAGGGGGCGGCGCTTGCTCTCCGCCGTCGTTGGACTACGGACGCTCGAGCCGTGCAAAGACGGGCGGGACAAGCCCCGCGCCTACCGGTGCCGATTGTCACCCCACAAACAAAAAGCCCGGC
This genomic window contains:
- a CDS encoding NADP-dependent oxidoreductase; this encodes MQNQTILLASRPSGTPTADNFRFETSAVPAAAAGQVLLKTLYVSVDPYMRGRMNAGKSYVAPFEVDQPIVGGVVAEVVESHLEQFPVGSVVVGNLPWQRYSLSDGKGLQRIPTGPAPVSYFLGLLGMPGLTAYFGLLDICQPKPGETVVVSGAAGAVGMIVGQLAKIKGARVIGTAGSDEKVAYLKEVGFDEAINYKTANIPAALAAAAPNGVDCYFDNVGGAITDAVYDLLNKHARIALCGQISSYNDAEAPVGPRPEGKLLKTSAKLQGFIVSDYLPQWPEGVKQLTQWYQEGKLQTEETVTEGFDQIPAAFLGLFKGENTGKALVKVA
- a CDS encoding rhodanese-like domain-containing protein, encoding MPDITPAELKQRQAAGQTPTIIDVREPWENEEGRIEGSQNIPLGTLPQKLEELEDLKDQEIIVHCKGGGRSATAKAFLSQQGFTHVRNLVGGFQAYQQS
- a CDS encoding type 1 glutamine amidotransferase domain-containing protein, whose amino-acid sequence is MNILMVLTSHDQLGDTGKKTGFWLEEFAAPYYVFKDAGATLTLASPAGGQPPLDPKSDDPDAQTDATKRFKQDTDAQQALASTVKLGSVSAAEYDAVFYPGGHGPLWDLAEDKKSIELIENFYAAGKPVAAVCHAPGVLRHVKAANGEPLVKGKQVAGFTNTEEEAVQLTNVVPFLVEDMLKQNGGDYSKGADWASYVVKAGNLITGQNPASSEPAAEELLKLLKK
- a CDS encoding RecQ family ATP-dependent DNA helicase, producing the protein MLPETDDILHVLRQTWGHTRFRPLQEDIIRAVLAGQDTLALLPTGGGKSICFQVPALARPGLCLVVSPLIALMKDQVENLRKRGIKAEAVYAGMSHQEIDQTLDNCVYGPMKFLYVSPERLLTDMFRARVGKMKVSLLAIDEAHCLSQWGYDFRPPYLRIQELRELLPGVPCIALTATATEKVRQDIIDNLRFGASHRVFQQSFARPNLSYSVLSTEDKLKRMLEVVRGVGTDKTSIVYARTRRQTEEAANYLHQQNVAAAPYHAGLPSEQRTRTQQDWMQNKTRCIVATNAFGMGIDKPDVRLVVHLDAPDNLEAYYQEAGRAGRDEKYAFAVLLQGPNDADELRRRTQQAYPPLDTVRRVYQALANFSRTAVGGGELVAFDFDIQQFAETYRIKALDAHNSLRTLEREGFVQLNEAVNNPARVHIPIDHTDLYRFQVANQQHDQLIKSLLRFNGGELFAGFQRISENSLAQHLRLSVVDVRKMLVFLHRSGIIQYQPKHESPQALFTTPRFDADKLPLDQKRLNQARELARHKTESVIRYAGGGRCRQQLLLEYFSELDASACQVCDFCLARKKARQETAPAPELREQLVALVKASPQTPREILTQFAPGQATAVTQLLRELVELGELRYAPDGRLG
- a CDS encoding organic hydroperoxide resistance protein, yielding MKIEKIFTAQAKAKGGRDGQITSKDEVLNLPLSTPREMGGPGKPNSTNPEQLFAAAYASCFEGALGVAARQAQVKLNGVTVEALIGFGQAEDGGYGISADLHINIPGFEQQKAEELVQAAHGICPYSRATRGNIEVNLTTTTEAA
- a CDS encoding MarR family winged helix-turn-helix transcriptional regulator — encoded protein: MSNTTPHTDPNPLQQLDNQLCFPLYALSRMVTKAYQPLLQELDLTYPQYLVFLLLWEHQELTVKELGDKLLLDSGTLTPLLKRLEQKHWISRRRDPRDERSVIIGLLPAGRALQEKACKVPEQVFAQLNMSPTEFEALRQQLRHLLTHLA
- a CDS encoding DUF4304 domain-containing protein — translated: MIDEFDVQAQFTRLLSGKLWPEFKKRGYKRYRGNFRYYDAAGWGKIVNVQKSAFSTKDNISFTINMGLYLREAERYLMGRASEDKFLEPDCLVRKRIDSLAGNDLDLWYNLDGQTVWSDVDAVVTQDVYRVVLPYLDGIRSVEDILHQLVQERGPDVFAGIRALFIYGRKAEARQWLADERNSTVYTYRKKQLQELSRELNAME